From Melospiza melodia melodia isolate bMelMel2 chromosome 2, bMelMel2.pri, whole genome shotgun sequence:
ATGAGCTGCACTGGGATCTCAGGCAGGCACAGAGATCAGATTTCTGGTTTTGCTTACAGAACAGGGGCCTTATTTTGCATGTTGCAACAGAAGGCTTAAGCTCCTCTTTGTGTGTGGGTCTGTGGGAGTTAGTGTGCTCCCACGTGTTTTGTGCCGTTTGAAACGGTGATGTAGAAACTTCGGGAAACTTCATCTTGTGTCTGTAGCCTCTGAATGGATGATTTGACTTCTGAGCTATTTGGCCTTGAGGTATTTGGCCTTTTAAACTCTTTGAACGCTTTGTCAAGGCAATCACCCATTGTCTAGGTAAAGTGTGATAGAATCACATCTAGCATGACTTAGAAATCACTTGTATCTTCCTGAGCCTTGCCCCAGTCCTGGTAGAAAACCTCCAGTATAAACCTCAGGAAACGAAACAGTGCCACATTTGATTCTCTTTCAGTTGAAGGAATattgacagaaaaaaatccccaagaacATGAATAGCAACAGTTGGTTCAACTAAAGCAAATTAAACATCTTGGGAAGGTTTTAAAATCTGCAGAGAGATAATGAGGAATAAATGAGGGAAATCAGATCTAGAGAAATTTTCTTACTCTGACAGCAGGAAGTAACTTGGAGTCAAAGCAGACAATCTGCTGTTTAGAAAGACAACTCCTTTGGAAAAAACCCTGGAATGTGGGGCTCTCAACTGACACAATTTGAAGCAGTTGAATAGAAGCCTTTTTATTTCCCTGATATAAAAGCAGTCCTCTTTCCACCTGATTGCGGTTTATTTTAGTCAAGTCATCTCTGCTTTGGCATTCTTCACATTCCTATCTCCTGCTGAATGTATGTTAGTTATACCACCAGGAGAACAAAATGGTCTTCCTACAAGCAGACAAACTTTGAAAAGTGAGCAGATTCTCCAATCTAAAAAGAGAATTGAACGCAACATTTACCAAGACCTTCTTGCAACTTATTCTGATTATTTTTTATCTTCCAAGTAAATATTAATGAGAGTTTCTGACTGATTTAAAAGCCTCAGCTTATTCAGCGTGGCTCTGATATGTTCTTGAGACTACTGATGGCTCATGGGAGAATTTATCTGAGCACTAAGTGTGAGAAAGCCCACAACTGATTTAGGGAAACCTAAACTTTTGTACTCGTGATCCTTTGCGTAGGAGGATGTGAGAAAGAAAACTCTTGCCTGTGTGCAAAGGGAATGGAAACTTTTCAGACTTTGAATGTACTGACCTTCAGAAAGGGAGGAACAAgatggttttatttttccttgaaCATTTAAGGTTATCACAATGAGTCATGGATGCCCTAAATATCTAGATATTATATTTGTCccttgtgacttttttttttgctatatgcCCAAATGCAACTTAAAAAgtttcatttaaaaaagaaaaaaactaatCATTATTGCTAGTGTAGATGTAGATGCCCTTGTCACTGAAACTATGGGAAAAACAGAAACTCTACAACTACATCCCTTCAGTGTTAAGAGAATCAAGGCATTACTTtattctggccaggatgtgcaacagaaattaTTACATTGACACATGCCCATGTTGTGCAGTGAAAATCATTCACATGGTTCTTTACCAGACTTTTCACATATTTCTATATAAAAACCCCAAAGAAGTTCGTGTTCATTGGTCTTAAATGACTCAACTCTTAGTGCTTGATCTCCTATTGGTTATTGATCTTTGCCTTTGATGCTAACCTGGTCCTCATTCTTTGGTTCTCTTATCGATCTGTTCCCAGACCAGGTATCTCCGGCGACACCAGCGGTAATGTTCCTCAGTGTTCTCTTATCTCCTGTGCATCTTCTGGCTACTCCCAATCTGTGGATGTTAAACTCATCAGGCCTCTCAGCTGAAGAGAGGTTTTGAAGAGAAACTTCAATTCCCCTCTCCCTGGGCAAAGGTGAACAAACCTGTgactaaagttaaaaaaaaaaaaaaaaattgctgtgttTAGTCAAAACGAAGTGGGCAGCTGCACTCACATAGACTATCATAACATAGTTTATCTGATCTCATGTTTACAGGATGTTAGAGCTACTCTGCTCTTGGCTTCATTTGTAAATTGAATACATAATGCAACTTTATCTACAGCTAGTATTTTTTGCCTCAAGTCGGTTTTCCCAAAGTTTTCCTTaatatgtatttttttcttatttctctcaTCATTATCTTCCCCTACATCCTGAAGGAGTTGAAGAATTCCTTCTAAAGTTTTTTGTGGAACCCTAATCACCATCTTAGGTCAGTTTATAAGAGGAAACCTACTCCTTACTGCTGGAATAAGGGTTGATGGCTGCAGTGAAGCCAACACTATGGAGTTCAGAATAAACAGGTCATGTCCCATGGTGGTATTTGATACCTTTGTAAAGCTGAAAAATGTGGGCACTACCCAGTCATAACTGGGTTTACTTTTTAATACAGGTTCTACAAGGGGTTTTAGATTTTTGGGAGAGTGGATACAGGAGTCAGTAGCAAGGGAAAGGAAAATAACGATGCATGTTTTCTCCATCTCTCCTCTTCATAGATGTTTAGAGGTGTGTTACAGAGGCACCATTAAAGCCAGACGTTTTAATGTTGTGGCAGATGGCAAACTGGAGAATGCAGCAGAGAAAGATGACAGCGTGGGGAGACTGACATTCAGCAGGACTTTGAGAGAAGACTTCTGGACTCGCAGCAGCATCAGGTACTTCAAGGGCTGGCTGTGCACTTGGTGTGATAATGCACTCATGCTGGCAGGTCACTGCCTTCCACCTGCAGAAATTTGCTCTCTCACCTTTGCTCCTGCAGTCAACACTACTGTGAGGTTTATGCTCATAAACTCTGGTAgtgtggcagcagcacttttATTAGCACTTTGACCTCTGTGGTTTCCTTTGGTTGAGGACAGCTTTATCTGAACAATGCCTTCTTCCCccctctccagagctaagagtcTGCAAAGCCGAGGGTCTTGTTTCACCCATCCACTCACTGATTTTCAGGTCAAGACTGATCTGGGAAGGTTGCTGCAGTTGGTGAAAGGGCTGGAATAAGGAACAGTCCTAGTCATAGCCAGAGCCTGAGAACCAAAGCACGCTAACTCGATAATGCACTGTTCCCAGGAGTTCCAGTCCTAAGAATACTTTAGTTACATTATTACTTCACGTCCTTGGGTAAAGGACAGTCCATCATTGCAGCTAAGCGGGGGAAGTTCCCTCTTAGCTCAGGCCAGCTGCACCTCTTTTTCTCCTATCACAAGAATTTTAGCCTTTTATTTAGCCTTTAGCTTTTTATAACATCCCCCTCCCTTCCTCCATTGCGACATGAGGCTGCCAAGCACAAAGGGAGAACCTGAAACTGCTCCCTCAAGCCTGGGAGGGGAGGAAATAGCAGTTTCTATTGCCAGATTAGCAGGAGGCCAAGGGTACAGAGGGGCAAGGGCAGATAGGGGCTGGGTGTGGAGCGGCACAAGGGAGGGAGGAGAGTTAAGGAGGAGCACTGGGTTAACTAGTTTTGCAGAATGTACAGTAAAACGTCAAGAATCTGTTATAATAGATCAGTATAACTTCATCTGGGTAGTCCTGCTTGAAGCTCTGAAACTGGGGATAATCAGTCAAAGTTAATCTTTAAGCACTTGcaattaaaaccacaaaaaagtACAGAGCTCAGCTCCTTGTGTGACACTGAACAGTTCCCAATGTCAAACACAACCACACCTCTGCACTCTTCACACAAGCTATTTGATCAGCTGGCTCCATTTTGGAACCTTCTCTTCCCCGTGTCAGCAGCTTCCTTAAAATGTATCAGAGATCTGACAACCATTTTAATCTTTAAAAGAAAGTTTTTAACATTCTTTTTCTCTGCAACTGCTGCAAAGCAAATATTTTTGTCTATAATTATATGATATTAAGTAGTGTTACAGTAGAAGCTGTGCTGTACTAGATGTCACTGCCAGCGTTCAAATTTGACAGCACTGTTATATATGATAAATGTCATCACATACGGCAGGAATTTTGAAAGAGTTTTCGAAAATATATGAATGAGTTTCTTGCAAACTCATGTTACTGGAACTCTGATACAGAGAATGAACCACGTGTAATAATGCTGTTACACTTCCTTGTTTTAACTCTTCAGTTCTCATTTGTGTAAACACCCTACTACCAATCTCTCATCACAAAACGGGGCTTTTTAAAATCTCTTATCTGCTGTTTGCTCATAGGAAATGTCAGATCATGACTGTGCTGGGACATTTTGAACTTTTGGTCAGCGTTCTGATAGGTGCTGTGGAAATTTTCAGATTTCGATATGCAGAGATACGGTCTTAAACCCCTCCAGTGGAAATTTATGGTCTTATTTTGTCTTCCTCTTGTTCTTCCCCAGTGCTTTCAAGTGACCGGTCATGTTTCCCCTCTTacaggcagcagagctgcctATATTAGGAAATGCGGCCGAGCCAGCTGTGATGTACGGCGGTGTCAGGGAGCAAGGGAGAAACCGCGGGGCGTGAggcgagcccggccccggccgctcGCCCGGGGAGCGGCGCTGCGTGTGCGGCCCGTGCCGCGGGAGCGGCGGCACCGACGGGCCCGTGCCGTGGGAGCTGCGGCACCGACGGGCCCGTGCCGTGGGAGCTGCGGCACCGACGGGCCCGTGCTGTGGGAGCTGCCGGCACCCACAGGCGGCCGCCTATCCCAGCACGGGCTCCGCGGGCCCGGGCcgctgccaccggcgctgccccCTCGGCCGCTCCGTTCCCGGCTGCTCGCCAGCCCGGCGCCCCTGGCCTGGAAATCCCCGCCTGGGAAGTACACTCGGGTTTCCCCCGCCCGGGAAGCACATTCGGGTTTCCCCCGCCCCAGGAAGAGGGCCGAGGAAAGTACCCAAGCTCCCCGCTGACGGAAGGCCATCCGCCCCCGCCGAGGCGGAGCTCTGGTGCCCGGAGCCCTCCCACCGCCCCACGATGGCGCCCGCGGGTCCGGGGAGAGGGCGGCGCTGTGTCCGCCCCGCCAGGCGGTGCCTGCGCCCGGGCGGAGTCCCCAGGGGGAGTTTCGGGGGAGGGCGGTGCCGGCGGGGCTGGCTCCTCTCCCCCGCGCCCTGCCAGGCCCCGCATATaggctgggccttgctggggccCGCTGTGGGGGCCTGCTCGGAGGCTGTGAGTACGGGGGGTGCTGCGGGTATGACCGGGCTGGGGCGCGGCTGCCGGGGCGGGTGGGGCGCCTGTGCCCGGCCTGGCGTCGCCGGCAGGGGCTGAAGGAGCTGtggggcccagggctggggcccCGGCGCTGATGGGAGAGCGGCTGTCCCCTGGAACCCGCtcaggagcggggctggggcccgCGGGATGAGAGGGAGCGGAGAGCGAGGCCCGGGAACCGGGGCGGGACGTGGAACGCGGGGCTgtcgctgctggggctggggccgcGCTCAGGCCCCGCCGTGCGGGATCTGGTGCTCAGGATCTGGTGCCGTAGCGCAGGGGGctatttctgcagtgctgtgtcaTCGTGACAGAATCTTTCCTGGAAAAACTGTTTGAAAACCGATCGACCAGACTGCTAAAtatctaattttatatttttttcatagCTACGTATATAAAAACCCTTTGAACTTTGTGCTTGCCCTTCCTTGAATTTTTGGGGAAGTTCAGTTTTGCCGATGTCCTTGCTTCAAATATAATTGGATTTACCTAAATCCTAAATAAGAAAATCTAGTACTCTTTACGTCAGTGTTATAAAACTGTGTCTTCATTGTTTGGGAATCTGCAAGCTTAAACCAATTGAACTGGATACAACTTCTTTAGTATGGAATCTTACCTTTAGTAATACTTAATGTGATTAAGTAGCCTGATTAATCCGTCTGCCCAAAAATTCTGCTTGTGGGTTACACAGTTTTGCATATGCGTCAATAACAGGGAAATGAAGTGTGTGAAATCACTCTGTGTCACAGCGTGTGAAGTTGACTCCCTGAAGCTTTCTAGCTGACATTGGACAGGCAGAGGAacttggggctgttcagcctggagaagagaaggttgcatGGAGACCTCATAGCAACCTGCCAGAGTCTGAAGGTCTGCCGGGAAACCAGGGAGGGGCTCTTGGTccggaactgtagtgacaggataaGCAGTAAATGGGTACAAACTGAAAGAGAGGAAATTGatgttagatattaggaaggaattctttactgtgagagtgatgagacactggaacagattgcccagagaggttgtgaacACCCCAATAGTGGCAATGTTCACAGCCAGGTCGGAtgtggctctgagcagcctggtctactggaagatgtccctgcccatggcaggagggttgggactagatgatctttaagcccTTAACGTTCTATAATTGCAAAAAGCTTGTGCTGTTTCAGTTTGTGTAATTGTTGTTTGCATAGACATTGCATGCACCTCATCATTGTGTATtttaaaacactctttttcttccTTACAGGTTTTGTTCTgccacaaaaatttgaatgatttaaACTACAGATACTTACAGTTTCTTCTTGAGGACAGTCAGTACTGATATGGAAGCGTAGGCACCTTAGAAGGGACTTCAGTCTTACCTCTGGGAGGTAGTTCTGTGCAGAAATAAAGAAACTAAGGCATcaaattctttttttaaatctgagAGTTCTGTTTGTTTCTGTATGCCATAAACATGGCATACAGGCAAAACTTAATTCAACAGTATAAAGCATCAGAATGTCTCAACACAAAGCAATTAATTAATGTTAAATTTGATAATTCTGTTCTTGTAACTAAGGCACCAGGTTAAAACTGAACTGCTCTGTCAGTTGGTGTTGACTTGTAGACAAACCTGTCCCAGGTTTGTTAATAGAGAGAGTTCATCCTTGTCTGAGACAGTGCATAGGATATGTTTCTCTAATAGCTGAATATTCTGTACGTGTGAAGTTGAGTGTGAACTAACTTCTTTAGTCTTAAGACCTTGTTACAGCAATATGCAGAACTTGAGAGGTGTTTCTTTTGGAGTTCAGTAGTAGCAAATATACTAAGATCAGTTTAGTACCATCAGTTCAGGGTCCCTATTTTTTGTGTGCCCTTTGAAATTGATAAACCCTTCTTTTCAGCCTCCTGGTGAGGTTTTACAAACTAAAATCTTTGTGTGTGTATAAGCTACATATTTATCAGCTGTCTAGGGTGAAATCTTGTCCTTAAATCACCTAACATATGTTCTGGATAAGAACACTGTTCTTTTAATTGCCCCCCAATTTAGTTTCTTTATTGACAAAGGATTTTGATAAACCCACTGGTTTTTCCTCTTTTGATCTGACCTCCACGAGCCTGACAAATTGTTACTGGTCTCCCAGATATACAGAACAAGTAAAGGATGTGATGCTTATATGAGTCAATGGAAATTGCTTTTCAACATACTTTCTTCAATTGTTAAAAtgggatggggaagcttttgcacTGAAAGCAGTTGCTAAACTAAGGTACGAGAACTTGCCAAACGTTTATAGGCTGTTAAATCATGAGGTCAATTCTATTCATATGCACATCTGAAGTTACACTTTAAAGTATTTATTGCTTTTGTACAGGTGGGGGGGTTTGTTCCAAATTGCCTTTAATGCACACAACTACCTCCCAGAGGAAGACttgtcccatttttcccaaaacaGTCCATTATGAACATAGTGGAAGATAGCCCTTTCCTGGCTAGCATCATGAGGCAGAGCGCTGCGTGTGATGAGCTGAAGTATGACCTGTCCTGCGAGCTGTACAGAATGTCAaccttctccaccttccccatGAACACGCCGGTGTCTGAGCgcagccttgcccgggctgggtTTTATTACACAGGCGTGCAGGATAAAGTTAAGTGCTTCAGTTGTGGCCTGACACTGGATAACTGGCAGCCAGGAGATAATGCTATGGAGAAACATAAGCAGCTGTATCCTAGCTGCACTTTTGTTCAAAGAATGCTTTCAGTTAACAACGTTGGACTCTCGTCTCGTTCTGCCTTTCCACACTCAATTGCAAACGGTCTCCCACCGTCTCTACATTCCATAGCACTCTCTCCAAGTTTAGAACAGGTCGGATATTTCAGTGGCTCGTTTTCCAGTTTTCCTCAAGACCCAGTAACCACTAGGGCAGCTGAAGACCTTCCATTCTTGAGCCCTAAGCTTCACAATCATTCTATGAGGACAGAAGATGCTAGGCTACGCACCTTTCAGTCATGGCCACTGACATTTCTCTCACCCACTGATCTGGCAAAGGCTGGACTTTATTACCTGGGGACAGCAGACAAAGTTGCTTGTTTTACCTGTGGTGGTCAGCTGTGTAATTGGGAGCCAAAAGATAATGCTGTGTCAGAGCATCGGAGACACTATCCCAACTGCCCTTTTGTGGAAAACCTTATCCGAGAGCAGCAGAGTTTCAATGTTTCAAATGTGAGCATGCAGACCCATGAAGCACGTGTTAAAACATTCATAAATTGGCCAACCAGAATTCCAGTTCAGCCGGAACAGCTTGCAGATGCTGGCTTTTACTATGTAGGTAAGAAACCCAGAGTTCTCCAGTTTTATTCATACTGCTATGTCAAGATTTACCTTCAAGAAAGTTGTGTCAAGGTTTGCTagatattttgccttttttttttaaggtcgcAATGATGATGTGAAGTGTTTTTGCTGTGATGGTGGGTTAAGGTGCTGGGAGTCTGGAGATGATCCATGGATTGAGCATGCAAAGTGGTTTCCAAGGTAACTTGCAAAATCTTTATCATAATTTGTTCATATTCCTAAATGTTTTAATTTTGGCAGATATGTACTGCACTTAATAGTTTTGTTTAACTTTATTTGATGTACAGGTTCACTCTTTCATTTGGATGTATGTATTGCATGTATGTCTAAAAGCTCTGAAGTGTGTAGGTGGGTGTAATTAAAACATTTCTTCATGAACCATGGCATATAATGCTTTCCCCTTCATTATTAAAAACTGTCTGCATCCCCAGATCACTAACAGAAAGTGAGGCTGCGTTGTCAATGAGCACACTTTTCTCTGTAAGAgaagcagtcagtaagctgatcGAGGGGAGCAAAGGCTGCTGAGGAATGAAGTAGAAGGAATGTTTAATTCATGGGTTATGGTTTTGTGCCCATGCTGAATGCTCTTGAACCAGTTTTTCTGCTTGTGCAGTTTCGTTTCCTACATGTGGAAGGGCTTGTGAAGAAAGTTTCAGTGGCTCTAATATGTCTGTACTGGAAAAAGGACAGAAATAACTTTTTAATGTCACCTATAATTAAATGGCAATTTCTTACCTAATTGCTATCTATGCCCATGGAAATCACCACCTCCATTACAGAAATAGCTGTACTTAATTTCAGGAAAGGTAATAATAGTTCTTCTCATTGTAGATCTCTAGCTAGGATTTC
This genomic window contains:
- the LOC134414395 gene encoding inhibitor of apoptosis protein-like — translated: MNIVEDSPFLASIMRQSAACDELKYDLSCELYRMSTFSTFPMNTPVSERSLARAGFYYTGVQDKVKCFSCGLTLDNWQPGDNAMEKHKQLYPSCTFVQRMLSVNNVGLSSRSAFPHSIANGLPPSLHSIALSPSLEQVGYFSGSFSSFPQDPVTTRAAEDLPFLSPKLHNHSMRTEDARLRTFQSWPLTFLSPTDLAKAGLYYLGTADKVACFTCGGQLCNWEPKDNAVSEHRRHYPNCPFVENLIREQQSFNVSNVSMQTHEARVKTFINWPTRIPVQPEQLADAGFYYVGRNDDVKCFCCDGGLRCWESGDDPWIEHAKWFPRCEYLLRVKGREFVDQIQARFPHLLEQLLSTSDPPVDENLDPPIIRFEPGESHSEDAIMMNTPVVKAALEMGFSRRLIKQTVQSKILATGENYKTVNDLVSDLLTAEDEKIEEEKEKQLEEVASDDLYLIQKNRMALFQRLTCVLPILGSLLSAKVITELEHDVIKQKTQIPLQARELIDTILVKGNEAASIFRNCLRDCDPVLYKDLFVEKTIKYVPTEDVSGLPMEEQLRRLQEERTCKVCMDKEVSIVFIPCGHLVVCKECAPSLRKCPICRGTIKGTVRTFLS